The sequence TAGCCACAGCTACATCACAAACCCAATCATATCCCTACTTCGTCTTATTCTCACCAACTCTTCTCTCTTCACGAGAAATTCAATCATTGCGCACCCTATGCAAATCGCGATCCCACCCCACCAAAACCCGATAATATCAAACCAACCCCAAACCCCTCCACCCTCAAAATCGCTGCCGAGGATGTACTCCGCGGAATAAAGGTTGTACGATGTACTGGAGGGAGCACAATGCGACTGGCATCATCAATTCCCAGATTTTCCGCCAAGTGGGCCCCACAGCCCTTCCCCACTTTTAAACAGAAAATAGGCCAGTAATTTGTCTTTTATCCCCCACCACATTGAAGTTTTCAATCATGAAATCTCGGCCGTTGGATCGAAATCAGAAACTTTGACTCGGACCGGGGTGACCGGGTGCCCCGGTCACGTTCTCCTCTCATATATTTCCCCCTTTCCCATTCACAATTTCACATCTCCCTCATTCTCATCCCGACTCAAATTCTTCACTGATGAGGCTGCAGTGAAATACGATTTCCTCAGAGCTTCTGTGAATTTCTAGTGAGAGAAAAAATGGCAGTGGAATTGCTTGGATACACCAGCCTCAACGAGCAAATGGCGATTCAGGAAGCGGCATCGGCCGGTTTGAAGTCTATGGAGCATTTGATTCGAGCGGTTTCTCACCAGCAGCACCAGATGCAGCAGCAGCACCAGCAGCAGCTTGACTGCCGAGAGATCACCGATTTCACCgtttcaaagtttaagaagGTAATCACGATTCTCAACCGGACCGGCCACGCCAGGTTCCGCCGCGCGCCTATTCAGCCACAGCCTCAGCTTCAGATTCAGTCGTCGCCGCGGACTCCGGTTCAGCGTCAGGAGTTGACTCCTGCACCGATTCAGCCGCGGAATCCGGCTCAACCTCTGAGCCTGTTCTCCCTCTCTCCGGCGCCCCCCGCGCCTCAAGCTCCTGCGGCGTCTCAGCCGTTGACGCTTGATTTCACGAAGCCTAGTGCCTGTATGGGGAAGGACGGCGGTGAAGTGATTGGAAAGGACGGACTCAGTCTTTCAGCCGCAGTGTCGACATCGGGTAACTCGTCGTCGACGTTTGTGTCGTCGATTACAGGTGAAGGCAGCGTGTCCAACGGAAAAGGCGGATCTCCATCGATGTTTCTAGCACCGGCTGCTCCACCGATCTCCGCCTCCAAACCTCCTCTCTCCGGGAAGAGGTGCCGGGAGCATAACCACTCAGATAACATTTCCGGCAAAACATCGGGTTCCAGCCGATGCCACTGCAAAAAGAGGTGTGTGTCTGCGTGTGTGTTGTTATTAGTCTAAATATTGCTTGTGTAAATCTGACTGTGATTTAGCCTCTGCTTCTAGTTTTATATCAAAAGTTTTTGAGCAAATTCAACAGAATAATTCTCTTAAATGTCAAAATCAACTAAAATTCCAGAAATACGAACCATAAAAGCATTTTCACACCAATTTTGCCCTCGATGCTCCATCGTTACTCTTATCTAAACAAATTTTATGTCAATTTGCAGGAAATCTAAGGTAAAAAGAGTAATTAGAGTTCCGGCGGTTAGCTCAAAAGTTGCAGACATCCCACCGGACGAGTACTCTTGGAGAAAGTACGGGCAGAAGCCGATCAAGGGCTCGCCATACCCAAGGTACAACCGTGCACCATCACTAATCACCGTCCGATTAAACCGAATCGCACGAATCAACGACCAGATTCgctaattatttatttctgcTTTGATTTTCAGGGGTTACTACAAATGCAGTACAGTGAGGGGATGCCCGGCGAGGAAGCATGTGGAGAGGGCGACCGATGATCCATCGATGCTGATGGTGACCTACGAGGGGGAGCATCGGCACACGCAAGGTGCGATGCAGGAGATCTCAGCCGCTGGTGCCCCTGCGCAGTTAGTGGTGTTTGAATCGTCGTGAGAAAAGCTGAAAAAGCTTCAGGCAAAAAAGGGGGGGCTCTTTTTGTAATTTCGAGATAGTTGGAGGTGCTGCTGAGAAAAGAGAGAGTAGGGTGCCATTGGGGGGCTTTCATGTAAATTTGGTAGGAGTAGTggtagaaaaaaaaaggaaaaaaaaatgtttaatttGGGGTTGAAAtggattaaattttttattggattttatttttcttatctttttcttttaattattattattattattccaaATTGTTGCTTAGGATTCTTGTGTTTGAGATTCGCGAGGAAAAAGTTTATCGATCGAGGAACCGAATAAGGAATTAAAAAAAGAGCTCTTTACAGAAAGTCAAAAAGATTGAGCGATTTGAAAAAAGTGTCGGAATTTGGAAACAGCTGCACATCAGGATATAGTTTAGCTCGATGTGTTGCTTTCTTTGACCGGCATAGTATAGAAcaataaaacacacacacacacacatttctatataattataatagaGAAATATTCTCGCCCTCCCACGAAAAAATGAcacagttttttttttggtctgTTTCACGAaacatgacacgtttctaaaaatggcaaaaaaaattatcttttattcatatttttactttttcacatatcacacttaacacataaaataccaattttcttaattctcgggccgaaaagaagtgtgtcatgcttcatgagaCGGAAGGAgataatatctatgtatatggTCGTATAAGTATGATCTCCCTAAAGCTAATTGGagttctaatttatttatcttgaTCTTCTTATTTATATTGGAGTTTGACTTGTAAAACAATACGTATGAGCTTTATTTATTGCATATGGTGATATgactaattttatatttttgtatcatGATATGTGACGTTCAGTTAGGTCGAGAAATAAAATACTAGTAGTACTAACTATTGAAAGTTTAGGTCTACGCTTAAAGTGAGTTGGGTTTGACTTTGTGGAGGAAATTTAAAATAGTCCATACTCCACGGTAAGGAAATATTTCAAGAAATTTGATTACTTCGTTAAAAGAGAAACGATAAATTCTTAATGTGGAATTACAGTGTTATTTTGCTAAGCTGCCGTATAGCTTTAGAGGTGAAGGGCCATTTTTCCAAACAGtattatttgaatgattttgaTTATAAAGTTGCCACAGATTATTCAGTAAAATAAGTCATATTTAACGAGTCATATTCAGTAAAACGATAAATTCTTAATGTGGAATTACAGTATTAGTTTGGTTCTATTGATATTTTAATTagaactagcatttgcacccgtgcaatgcacgggaaaacatttttaatttttatatttatataaaattaatactaattcaattattatacttataaatataataaaaaatttattttaattgaatatattcgaattgaatattgaaaaaataaaaaagaattcacaattataaaatttgatattgaaaaacacaaaaaagttaaaaaaaaatatattaattaaaaattttcaaaaaagatgagagaggagagagaaatttataaaactttaatatttaaacaaatttaaattttacattttaaatcaaatattttcataaaatatattaaagctcttatcttgatctttaatttgatatgcatattaaatattttataattaattgaatttcacaattttggaaaagaaatataacaacaaataagaagttaaagaaaatgaaaataaaaagaaaaatacatagtttaaacataaaccttcaattttattataactacaaaattgccactcaattttgaaattgattgcaaattgaaaactccatttttaatcTAGTATAcataatgaataaattaataaattatacgaaaaaaactaataaaatcGACCAACAAATGTATCCATTTGATATGATGAAAATCTTGCCGTTTCCAGAATTCAAATACAAACAAAAATGTTTgttcatataaattattattcatcaaaattattaactTATTCACGAAATTTGATACTACAAATTTTCAATTCTCAACACATTTAACATTATTTTTCTCTGTGTATATGTACGTGTGTGTCATTGATTGCTGACTTTGGATGCAAAAGTGAAGAATTTTCCATCTCTTTCAGGCCTTTCATTTTGGGCAATTTATTAAATTAGAACCCCACAAATATGAGGTGCAGTTGAATCACAAGGTAGATTTGTGGTGTGAATCAAACCTACGAACTACTTCACAACTAAGTATTTAATGAGAAAGAATGACAAAATGCTGAGAACAAATGAAACCACAATGTCAACACATGCATGTGGATGTGAGGTTCACATATTTAGTTTAGTCCACTTTTTGTTTACCATTTTATTCCCTATTTTATTTCCATAATATATGCAGTAAGTATTGTCTAGTAGTGATTAGTGAAGTTTCTAAACATCAAATGTCTCAAATTTGTGTGATGTGTGTTTGCTTAGCAATAAAATGATTAATACATAGATCAAAAATCTCGAATTCGAGTTTACTATCACATGAATAAAAATatctcaattttaaatttcactGTATTCAAAGTCATCACACTTTAACCTTTTTAAAAAAGATAATTTACATCTCTGACATAATTTATAGCATATTGCACAGAATTCGATTTACATAGTGCGCATCTCAAATAGCGACCACAAATTACCATGATAGTAAACAAATGATATGTGTGGCTTGGTGGGACCTTCTCTGAAAAAGATTTGTttattactttaattaaatttcaCATCAATTAAAATATGGGGACCGATTTTGTGTTTATAAGTGCATATCACATTTCTTCTAATAAAATCTTTGTgttaaacaaaaattaatttgaaatccTGGGTGGGTGGCTCCTACTTAGGATGTTAGGTTGTACCTAATAATATCGTACTTACAATTTATTACAACTTGAAAAACAAATGtgcaaaatatagaaaaatatctaaataattaGCTAACCTCTAGAAGGCTTGTTGACTTATAGTTTTCtgaaaaattaaatcaatttcCCAAACAAAAACGTGATTTTTGTGTTGATGCAACTTATAAATTGACTGGTCTAACTTGGACCCGTTCCCGCGcgtatgaaaataaaaaataaaacaattttgtaagaattagtattattttttgagaatacactgcgAAATTAAGACAATGAAGCGCAACTTAATTAGTAAGACGCTTTCCCTCGAACTAATAGATCGGAGGTTCGAGTCAACAAAGGAAAAAATGAGAAATCACTATTGAtcctcttaaaaaaaaaatatacactgCGAAATTAATACGAAACGAAAGTgttattaagaaaataaaagaaaagaataaaacaaGCTTTGACCTACCGACATACATCATTATTTATTTCTAGTGAAATCCACATGCtctattttgttttgttttatttttttttcacgtATTCCCTTTGTAAGCGTTAGTTAATAAAGAGAAACGATTATATGTATGGATAAAATAATTTCAGATTGCATAAACAATGGGCTTCGTTGACTGAATCATCAAAAGGGCCGGGCTTTATTACTTTTGGGCTTGGACCGGTTAGATTAATTTTGGGCTTAATCCACTTTTATTGCTATAAGACAATTGGATTAGCTCTCAAATCTAAGCTCGTTACTTATGGGCTTAACATGCtattgaaaaacaaaaaaaaagtaatctGATTCAATCCTAACTGCTTCTTTTTATCGAACtcgaaaataatttaatttggatATAATATGCTAATTTAACCTTTTTAATGATGACCAATCATAAGTCGATCTAAGATAGTCGACTAAAAAGCTTGTACTTTGTAGCCACAATCAAGTTCAGGTGATTAATTTCAAAATGATCAAACTCTAATCATTTCAAAATGTCATAAGCATCTCTAGAAACACTAAATCTAACAAAGcacgtaataataataattgtggCATGACCAGATGAGTATTCAATCCGTCCCATTGAAAATGACACACTATTTTTagacataaaaattaaaaaaatatgtatattaattaaaagttaTAAACTTtacttttttaagggttaatatTTGTCATTTATAAAATATGGTATTTATAGCGGAACAATCTAAAACatattacaaatttacaatcCATTTTTAATGGGATGAAGCAAGTAGTTTATTCTATTCTTCCCAGTTTCCAAGGATAACgtcattatttcaaaataataataaaaaaaaagcactgtttgaaaatttatatttattttatagtattaaaaaggattttttaattgaaaattcattttaaatttaataaccAATCAACATCTTTTAATTAGTAAAAATGTTAAAATAAATTCGAATGTCCTATGTAAAGCCCACGTCGATCCGGTTTGCTGATTCAGTAAAATCTAAAAATTTTATTAGctaaaaacaaataaagacTAGATTagtataaaaatgaatttacttccttcgtcccactataagttaGACCCTTTTGAtagacacgagaattaagaaatgtgtattttaTGTGTAATGATAAAGTGAAAAGGCGTTTAAAGGATAAAACTTTACCCAAAAGAGAAAGAATCTCGTTATGGTGGGacaccaaaaatagaaagagtctcactgaTAGTGAGACAGATGAGGTAATATATTGAGACATTTACAGAGTGAGAGCCAATAGCTATGGGTATTTTATGATATTTGGTCTATATAATGAATTTTATATACTGGAGTAGTATCATCAAATGAACTTGTGAATAAATTTCGTTTTCAAATTTTCTAACGAATAATTTAATGGTAAACTGTATATTTATAAGACTGACAATTTtaagtttgaaaataatttttttttgaaggaaaacGGAACATCATATTAAATCATGGCGCGCAATATCTGAGAGCCAGATAGGAAAATCCGACTTCCAGGTAGTTACACCAGAAGACCAAGCAGCGAAATTCGCCAAACAGTGAGCGGCTCTATTAGCCTCACGAAGCATATGACAAAACTCAACAACAGCAAACCTCTTAGCATGAGAGAAAACATCAAACAACTCATCGCTAAGAGACTCCAAACCTCTAAACCTCTCAACAACAACATGAACAGCAAGAATAGAATCAGTAAAGACCAGAACCGGGAACAAAGCATTCTCCATACAAAAGCCCACACCAAGCAAAAGTGCATGAAGCTCCCCCATCAAAATGGTCTCTGTCCTGCCAACCTTATGCGCTGCAGCTGCCACAATCTGCCCAAGATGATCACGAACAAGAAAGCCAACTCCAGTCGCTCCCTCGTGAGGGTGAATAGAGACATCAACGTCGAGTCTCAAAAGACCGGGCCTCGGCGGAGTCCATCTCTTATCACCCTCTTTCGGCAAAAGTTGCAGTTGGGAGTTAACTCGAACTCGAGCCTCctggaaagaaaaaagaaagctaCTGCAGCCTTCAATGAGTTCAAGGTCACGGCAAAAGTTATTCTCATGTTTCTTGTTGCACAACCAATTCCACACCCACCATAAGCAAATGCAGAAATCATCAAACTTCTCCCTGCCCACCTTTAAAAGAACCACACGACAAATGTCTTCAAGAGTGAGCATATGAAAGCTCTTAAACAAACTCCACCACATGGTCTGTTTCCAAGCGAAACGAACCCGAGCACAGAAAAGGAGACAGTGAACAGTAGTACCCCAATTTTGCTGACACCAGAAACAGATACCTCGGTTAGGTACGTGGTGGCGGGCGAGATTGACATCAGTAGCTATTAGATTCCGCACAGCCCTCCACATGAAAATACGGACCTTAGGCGGTATATTCGCCTTCCACAGAGTGTTCCACCATCCTTTGTGGTCAATAGAAGAAGTCGACTCATGTGGTGAATAAAAACCCACCGCACACAGGTATCCGAATTTAACGACATATCTACCTTTCTCATCATAAACCCAAAATCTCTCGTCAACAGCCGGGGCCTGGGCTCGGTCAAGAGAGGTAATTGCTTGAACTTCATGAGACAAAAAATCATTGGAGAGCTTAGAGACATCCCAGTCACCAGAATCCATCAGGTAATCCTTAACCATGATCAAGCCATCTCTGTCTTCCCCAGCTGCTGCCAGACCATTCCCTCCACCGGGAATCCAAGGGTCCTTAAAAGCACGAACCTTGTTCCCCGCTCCAATGCGCCATCTCAGACCCGCCTTAAGGAGACCACCACCCCAACATAAAGAGCGCCAAGCATAAGATGCATTAGAGGGCAGCTTAGCCTCAAGGAGGTCCACATCTTTGTAGTACCTGCCCCTAAGAACCCTCGCCACAAGAGAGTTAGGAAATTTCAAAAGGCGCCAAGTTTGCTTAGCCAAGAGAGCACGGTTGAAAGCTTCCAAGCGTCGAAAACCCATGCCACCCTTAGATTTTTGTTCACATAAAGAACTCCATGAAGTCCAATGCATATGCTTTCCGGATTTAGACTCACCCCACCAGAAATTGGCGCAATCCATCTCAATATCATAACAAACGACATTTGGAATCTTGAAGCAACTCAAAGTATAGGTCGGGATCGCTTGAATAACAGACTTGATAAGCACTTCTTTACCCCCCGCCGAGAAGTGTTTATTATTCCAGGAGTTGAGTTTTTTGTGGACCCTCTCTCGAAGGTAGTGAAACTGAATCTTCTTCTGTTTAACAACAAAGGTCGGCAAACCCAAGTAAATAGCGTGACCATGAGTCTCTTTAACCCCCAAAACATTAACCACCTCATCCAAATCTCTCCTATCAACACACGGGCTAAAAGAAACCGCGGACTTGTCGAAATTAACGAGTTGACCCGAGGCAGCAGAATACAGATCCAAAGCCTCTCTAATAGCCTGAGCACCTTGAGAATTAGCATTAAAGAAGAGCAAACAATCATATGCGAAGAAGAGGTGAGAAACCCTCGGACTGCTTTTAGCAAATTCGACTTTATTTTGACCTAATTTTTCTAACAAAGATAAAGATTAAGAAATTAGTTTGCAGAGTAAACTGATTGGTTAATGCACTTGCTAACTTATAATTTGACTCATTTTTCATATATGCCTCGtttattgtaaaaaaaagttatgaaaatgaaaattttgattaACCCAATTTCTTCAATTATGAGTCTATGACATTTGATTCTCTAAGATTCATCTTTATAAATGACGAGAAAAGTGGGTTAATAAAAGCGAGACagacagacacacacacacacacaaaaaaaggaaaaagaaaaaagtagaGAGAAAAGATGCAtacaaacaaaacaagaaaaaggcAAATATACTGTCAAGCACTCTAGCATAGCACGATCCGTTGGTTTTGAGAGACAATCTGCCGAAAGCCCTCTTCTTTTCCCGTTCCCGATTTAGGGTTCTATCTCTCCACCCCTAAACGCTTCCGTTCTGCACCATTGCATTCCAATTTTATCAGGACGGAGGTACACTCACTTCTCATTTTATTTCCAAATTCTCAGTGAGCCACTCGATTTATTTTCgctttttttttgttcaaaccAGTAGAACTTCAAACCTTTTTTTTGAGTGGAagaaagttttgattttgagTTGAGGGTTTCTGTTGGTTCAGGTGGCGGGtaattaattcttgattttgcAACTTTTTATGCTAAGGTTGGTGCACAAATGGGAGTTGAGTTCTGCAAGAACCCAGATTAGTTGTTCAGTTCTTTGATTAATTCTTAGTGAATTAGCGAATAATAAGTGGATAAGTGTGTTTAATTAGTTTTTCTTCCCTTTTTCTGTGGGAATAATTAGTTGGTTTTTTGAAATTGTGTGGGATTGATTATGGATAAAGGGATTGAGAATTTGATATCTGCTAGAAAGTTGTTGAAAGCCAATGTGGAGAAGTCCAAAGCTTTAGGTTTGTCTTTAGAGAAAGCTGGACCTAGGCTAAATGAGATTAATCAAAGATTACCATCGTTGGAGGTGGCTATCCGGCCTATACGGGCTCAACGGGACGCCCTTAGCACTGTAGGTGGCCACATTAATCGAGCTGTGGTTCCAGCAGCTGCGGTTCTTAAGGTTTTTGATGCCATTCATGGGCTTGAGAAGTCGTTGTCGGATCCCCAACACAATCTTCAGGGGTACCTAGGCGTGCTCAAACGCCTTGAAGAGGCGTTGAGGTTCTTGGGCGAGCATTGTGGGATGGCAATCCAGTGGTTGGGTGATATAGTCGAGTATTTGGAGGATCATAAGGTGGCGGATGACTGGTATATCTCGGGTTTGAAGAAGGCGTTGGACAGCCTTCGGAGATTGGAGGTAGGTGAGGAGAAGGGCCGCCTTGATGGGGGGCTGTATGAGGTTGCGTTGAATAGATTGGAGAATGAGTTTAGGCGGCTGTTGACGGAAAACAGTGTTCCATTGCCAATGTCGTCTCAATCTTTGCCTGGTGAACGAGCCTGCATTGCTCCGTCACCTCTGCCGGTGGCTGTTATTCACAAGTTGCAAGCTATCTTAGGGAGATTGATTACTAATGGCCGGCTTGAAAACTGCGTGTCTATCTATATTGAGGTGCGGAGTTCAAATGTCCGGGCTAGTTTGCAGGCGCTTAATTTGGATTATCTTGAGATATCTGTCTCGGAGTTCAATGATGTGGCGAGCATTGAGGTGTATATAGCTCAGTGGGGCAAGCATCTTGAATTTGCCGTGAAGCATCTCTTTGAAGCCGAGTACAAGCTATGCAACGACGTGTTTGAAAGGATGGGGTTGGACGTTTGGAAGAGCTGCTTCGCGAAGATAGCTGCGCAGGCTGGATTTCTCGCCTTCCTGCAGTTTGGAAAGACGGTTACAGAGAGCAAGAAGGATCCGATCAAGATGTTGAAGCTTCTCGACATCTTTGATTCCTTAAGCAAGCTTAGGTTGGATTTCAACAAGCTCTTTGGTGGAGCTCCCTGTGCTGAGATTCAGAATCTGACTCGGGATCTGATCAAGAGACTGATTGAAGGCGCGTGCGAGATCTTCTGGGAGCTTCTGGTTCAGGTGGAGCTGCAGAGGCAGACGCCGCCGCCTTCAGATTGCAGTATCCCTAGAGTGGTGACTTTCATCACTGATTACTGCAATAAGCTTCTTGGCGATGATTACAAGCCGATCCTCACGCAAGCCCTCGTGATCGAGAGAAGCTGGAAGCACGAGAAGTTCCAAGAGCGGATCCTTGTGAACGAGCTCTTGAACTTGGTTAAAGCCATCGAGCACAACTTGGAGACGTGGTCCAAGGCTTACGAGGAGGCTGCTCCGTCGTATCTGTTCTTGATGAACAACCACTGGCATTTGTACAAGTATTTGAAAGAAACGAAGCTCGGTGGCTTACTCGGAGATTCCTGGTTGAGGGACCACGAGCAGTGCGCGGGGTACTACTCCACCTCGTACCTGCGCGAGAGCTGGGGGAAGCTCCCGGCTCTCTTGAGCCGGGAGGGCTTGATCTTGTTCTCTGGCGGGCGTGCCACTGCCCGGAACTTGGTGAAGCAGAGGTTGAAGGCTTTCAACGAGGCTTTTGACGAGATGTACAAGAAGCAGGGGAGCTGGATCGTTGCAGACAAGGATTTGAGGGAGAAGACGCGGCAGGTCATAGTTCAGACGATTGTGCCTGTTTACCGGAGCTACATGCAGAACTACGGGCCGTTGGTGGAGCAGGACCAGAGCTCGAGCAAGTATGCGAAATACACGGCGCAGTCTATAGAGAAGATGTTGGACTCCCTCTTCCTTCCGAAGCCTCTCAAGCACGGGAGCAGCTTCAAGGCGAGGCGCCTCAGTGGGAAGTTCAACAATGCCGTTGTGGATCAGTATAAAGCTTCTCCAACGGTCACTGCGTAGAACGGACGAAGAAGCTTCGTTGTACATATTGGCCGAAGAGGTGAATAACGGAGGCCGTGGCCGTGGTTGTGGTCGTGGTTGGTCGATGAAGTTTTGACGAGATGAAGATCTTGTGCAGTCAAAAGGGAGTAGCCAtagttgctgctgctgctgtttgGGGTTTTTAGAGGGGAATTTAGTCTTTAAATCTATTCATTCATCACTTGTCTCTGTTTgcaatttttaataaatatttgtatGTCTTGTAGCTGTCTGTGCTATTATTTTGGGACAAGTTTCTTGAGAAGTTTGAGAACTTGATTCTTTGGTTAGTAAAGAACGAAGAATGTGACAAATGCAGTGCTacaaaaatgttttttttttttttgggcgaCTTTATAGTATATTATATATGGAATGATAGATTGATGTTTCTGTTCAGGGTTATTAATCCaaaatatacgaacttttataattttttgattttgcacatgaatttgcctaaaaaaaaaagattttgcacatgaatttaaaattctgcacttaaatatattactccctccgtccactaattcaaggccttctttcctttttgggacgtccaccaactcaaggcctatccatttttagtaagtttttatttatatttaattggtgggtcccaaaacaatacactttttctccactcaactaataaacaatacattaattgtgggtccctttctccactcaactaataaaaatacactttttcttaaaacccgtgttttgctacttaggtcatgaattagtggacggagggagtaatttgcaattttttttttgtcaattttCACATGGAACTTAATTTCCCGCTAATTAAGTATGATTtgacaaatttaaaattgatgtaGCAATTAAAACTATACCGTTTAATCAAAACGACATGATTTTGAATGCaacataaaacataaaattttaaaaaaatgcacaTTATTTTGGAGCTCATTTAATCTCTCCCTCTTCTCTTCCAATTTTGGAGATGGAATGAGgcggatttttatttttttatttgcaaTATTCAAAATGACATCGTTTTGTCTAAGTGtcacattaattttaattaattttgccAAACCATACTTGATTTGGGGGTAAATTCAATTTCAtgtaaaaattgagaaaaaaaattaaataaataaataaataaataaatatataaggatgtaattttaaatttatgtgtaaaataaaaaacaatccATGCATTTTAAGGTAGTATATGAAGTTCACCGAAAACGGCGACTTGGTCATCTGGGAATCATTTCAATTGGAATTAATTTCGTTCAATGTAAATAATAAGATTCATATGTACATTGACGATTAAATAGATTTTCATAATTTTCTTATAAAGTACACACAAATTTTTTCAATTGAAAATAACAATTCATTACTAGAAAGCTCGTGAGTCGTGATAAACaatataaaaattcaaataaatacagATGCAACTTTTGTGACACAGTCTGGTTCATAAAGAGATGCTTAATTTAAGtgacaataaaataat comes from Salvia miltiorrhiza cultivar Shanhuang (shh) chromosome 3, IMPLAD_Smil_shh, whole genome shotgun sequence and encodes:
- the LOC131015052 gene encoding exocyst complex component EXO70A1-like — protein: MDKGIENLISARKLLKANVEKSKALGLSLEKAGPRLNEINQRLPSLEVAIRPIRAQRDALSTVGGHINRAVVPAAAVLKVFDAIHGLEKSLSDPQHNLQGYLGVLKRLEEALRFLGEHCGMAIQWLGDIVEYLEDHKVADDWYISGLKKALDSLRRLEVGEEKGRLDGGLYEVALNRLENEFRRLLTENSVPLPMSSQSLPGERACIAPSPLPVAVIHKLQAILGRLITNGRLENCVSIYIEVRSSNVRASLQALNLDYLEISVSEFNDVASIEVYIAQWGKHLEFAVKHLFEAEYKLCNDVFERMGLDVWKSCFAKIAAQAGFLAFLQFGKTVTESKKDPIKMLKLLDIFDSLSKLRLDFNKLFGGAPCAEIQNLTRDLIKRLIEGACEIFWELLVQVELQRQTPPPSDCSIPRVVTFITDYCNKLLGDDYKPILTQALVIERSWKHEKFQERILVNELLNLVKAIEHNLETWSKAYEEAAPSYLFLMNNHWHLYKYLKETKLGGLLGDSWLRDHEQCAGYYSTSYLRESWGKLPALLSREGLILFSGGRATARNLVKQRLKAFNEAFDEMYKKQGSWIVADKDLREKTRQVIVQTIVPVYRSYMQNYGPLVEQDQSSSKYAKYTAQSIEKMLDSLFLPKPLKHGSSFKARRLSGKFNNAVVDQYKASPTVTA
- the LOC131015051 gene encoding probable WRKY transcription factor 17 — its product is MAVELLGYTSLNEQMAIQEAASAGLKSMEHLIRAVSHQQHQMQQQHQQQLDCREITDFTVSKFKKVITILNRTGHARFRRAPIQPQPQLQIQSSPRTPVQRQELTPAPIQPRNPAQPLSLFSLSPAPPAPQAPAASQPLTLDFTKPSACMGKDGGEVIGKDGLSLSAAVSTSGNSSSTFVSSITGEGSVSNGKGGSPSMFLAPAAPPISASKPPLSGKRCREHNHSDNISGKTSGSSRCHCKKRKSKVKRVIRVPAVSSKVADIPPDEYSWRKYGQKPIKGSPYPRGYYKCSTVRGCPARKHVERATDDPSMLMVTYEGEHRHTQGAMQEISAAGAPAQLVVFESS